The Hyphomonadaceae bacterium ML37 genome includes a region encoding these proteins:
- a CDS encoding DUF3445 domain-containing protein has protein sequence MSRPAHAPWRAGPPRFTVGLRPIDPASWLFPDSEAHVLEWKAGLLARPQEVWRQAPDAAPAADEAAAMVCAEAGAPAGDLIAAARLVSDDLVVMTRGDDGRWLTGAIVLSAPTFFSVDHAFGRDLTALHGPVPDGQALAARIARVFDAVRPGQVLGRFNWTLQWGDARFTPDAVPLRAAAAAAPVSQACEHLHVRVERQTIIKLPETGAVLFTIRVCLDRVASLKPDEIAALAVAWRGLGAEGRAYKGWAALERHAQAVFADL, from the coding sequence GTGAGCCGCCCGGCCCACGCGCCCTGGCGCGCCGGACCGCCGCGCTTCACAGTGGGCTTGCGGCCCATCGATCCCGCAAGCTGGCTGTTTCCCGACAGCGAGGCGCATGTGCTGGAGTGGAAGGCGGGCCTGCTGGCGCGGCCCCAAGAGGTGTGGCGACAGGCGCCGGATGCGGCCCCAGCGGCGGACGAGGCCGCCGCCATGGTGTGCGCTGAAGCCGGCGCGCCCGCAGGCGATTTGATCGCGGCGGCGCGCCTCGTCAGTGATGATCTGGTGGTGATGACGCGCGGCGATGACGGGCGCTGGCTGACCGGCGCCATCGTGCTGAGCGCGCCCACATTTTTCAGCGTCGATCACGCCTTCGGGCGCGATCTGACAGCGCTGCACGGCCCGGTGCCAGACGGGCAGGCGCTGGCGGCGCGCATTGCGCGGGTGTTTGACGCCGTGCGGCCGGGCCAGGTGCTGGGACGCTTCAACTGGACGCTTCAGTGGGGCGATGCGCGTTTCACCCCGGACGCCGTCCCCTTGCGCGCGGCGGCCGCCGCTGCGCCGGTGAGCCAGGCGTGCGAGCATCTCCATGTGCGCGTGGAGCGCCAGACGATCATCAAATTGCCCGAGACCGGCGCGGTGCTGTTCACCATTCGGGTGTGTCTTGATCGGGTGGCGTCGCTCAAGCCTGACGAGATCGCCGCGCTGGCTGTGGCTTGGCGGGGGCTGGGTGCGGAAGGGCGCGCCTACAAGGGCTGGGCGGCGCTGGAGCGCCATGCGCAGGCGGTGTTCGCGGATTTGTAG
- a CDS encoding alanine:cation symporter family protein yields MDNFFDSVTIFSDFLWGGTWGEQRILPVGIITIALLGTGVIMMVLLGGRPLKRLIPAFAELWAGRKSGGEGEITPWQALSTALSGQVGTGNLAGVATAITLGGPGAIFWMWVTAIFGMALAYAESSLAVRYREKHADGSFHGGPMYYIQNGLGKNWKWLAIFFCIGTICSALVTGGALQANSVTQSALEASLSLGIDLPRWVVGAVLAFLVFVVIVGGIKSIGVVAGRVVPFMAVAYILVGLVILATHASEIPGAFALIFTEAFGFREAAGGFAGYVIMAAVRAGVARGLFSNEAGQGSAPIAHAAAQTSNPVKQGEIAMLGVFIDTMIICTMTALVILTVSGSYANLDGSIVEFAWQSDALSASAVTTAAFAEGIYAGAWIILAAQGLFAFTTIIGWSYYAETSATYIVGDWAARPFRFMWVGVAFLGTLVVNVDGLWRFGDVANSMMLFPNVIAILLLAGVVLRYTHDYDRKGIVPPAWYGADAVPLNAAAVSSGADDRPAPKAKAEPDAPDAPDGGGGDGGGGGD; encoded by the coding sequence ATGGACAATTTCTTCGACAGCGTCACGATCTTCAGTGACTTTCTGTGGGGCGGCACCTGGGGCGAACAACGCATCCTGCCGGTGGGGATCATCACCATCGCCCTTCTGGGCACCGGCGTGATCATGATGGTGCTGCTGGGCGGGCGTCCGCTCAAGCGGCTCATCCCCGCCTTCGCCGAGCTGTGGGCCGGCCGCAAGAGCGGCGGCGAGGGCGAGATCACGCCCTGGCAGGCCCTGTCCACCGCCCTCTCGGGCCAGGTCGGCACCGGCAATCTGGCGGGCGTGGCCACGGCCATCACGCTGGGCGGGCCGGGCGCGATTTTCTGGATGTGGGTGACGGCCATCTTCGGCATGGCGCTGGCCTATGCCGAATCCTCGCTGGCCGTGCGCTACCGCGAGAAGCATGCCGATGGCAGCTTCCATGGCGGACCGATGTACTACATTCAGAACGGGCTGGGCAAAAACTGGAAATGGCTCGCCATTTTCTTCTGCATCGGCACGATCTGCTCGGCCCTCGTGACCGGCGGCGCACTGCAGGCCAACTCCGTCACCCAGTCCGCCCTCGAGGCGAGCCTCTCGCTCGGCATCGACCTGCCGCGCTGGGTTGTCGGGGCGGTTCTGGCCTTCCTGGTCTTCGTCGTGATCGTGGGCGGCATCAAATCCATCGGCGTGGTCGCCGGACGCGTCGTGCCCTTCATGGCCGTCGCCTACATTCTGGTCGGATTGGTCATTCTGGCCACCCACGCCAGCGAGATTCCCGGCGCCTTCGCCCTGATCTTCACCGAGGCCTTCGGCTTCCGCGAGGCGGCGGGCGGGTTCGCGGGCTATGTGATCATGGCCGCTGTGCGGGCCGGCGTGGCGCGCGGCCTGTTCTCCAACGAGGCCGGTCAGGGGTCCGCCCCGATCGCCCACGCCGCCGCCCAGACCAGCAACCCGGTCAAACAGGGCGAGATCGCCATGCTGGGCGTGTTCATCGACACCATGATCATCTGCACCATGACGGCGCTGGTGATCCTGACCGTGTCGGGCAGCTACGCCAATCTGGACGGGTCCATCGTGGAGTTCGCCTGGCAGTCCGACGCCCTGTCGGCTTCGGCCGTGACAACAGCAGCGTTCGCGGAAGGCATCTACGCGGGGGCCTGGATCATCCTGGCGGCGCAGGGCCTGTTCGCGTTCACCACCATCATCGGCTGGTCCTACTACGCCGAGACGTCGGCCACCTATATCGTCGGCGACTGGGCGGCGCGTCCGTTCCGCTTCATGTGGGTGGGCGTGGCCTTCCTGGGCACGCTGGTGGTCAATGTGGACGGGCTGTGGCGGTTTGGCGACGTGGCCAACTCCATGATGCTGTTCCCGAACGTCATCGCCATCCTGCTGCTGGCCGGCGTCGTACTGCGCTACACCCATGATTACGACCGCAAGGGCATTGTCCCGCCGGCCTGGTACGGCGCCGACGCCGTGCCGTTGAACGCGGCGGCCGTTTCGTCCGGCGCCGATGACCGCCCCGCCCCGAAAGCCAAGGCCGAGCCCGACGCACCGGACGCGCCGGACGGCGGCGGCGGCGATGGCGGTGGCGGCGGCGACTGA
- a CDS encoding molybdopterin-dependent oxidoreductase, producing the protein MARFKPVLAALAAALLVSACEPGAAPPAATASDAISPVLLTVTGAGGRQPVEGGLFERFGVTGTAHTFTFADIALLPHHEIAAGYPLGEAARTWRGVRLSDVLDAAGAAGAGARITCLDGYQVEIDAAMIAAHEPVLAHSVDGEALVLGELGPFLLVWPRDTALDLSDMTDDLWAWGVFAIEAM; encoded by the coding sequence ATGGCGCGCTTCAAACCGGTTCTGGCCGCCCTGGCGGCGGCCCTTCTCGTCAGCGCCTGCGAGCCGGGCGCCGCGCCGCCCGCCGCAACCGCTTCGGATGCAATTTCGCCCGTCCTGCTGACCGTCACGGGCGCAGGCGGCCGCCAGCCCGTAGAGGGCGGCCTGTTCGAGCGTTTCGGCGTCACCGGGACCGCCCACACCTTCACCTTCGCCGATATCGCCCTTCTGCCCCATCACGAGATCGCGGCCGGCTATCCGCTGGGCGAGGCCGCCCGCACCTGGCGCGGCGTGCGCCTGAGCGATGTGCTGGACGCGGCCGGCGCCGCGGGCGCCGGCGCGCGCATCACCTGTCTGGACGGCTATCAGGTTGAGATCGACGCCGCCATGATCGCCGCCCACGAGCCAGTCCTGGCCCATTCCGTGGACGGAGAGGCGCTGGTGCTGGGCGAGCTCGGCCCCTTCCTGCTGGTCTGGCCGCGCGACACCGCGCTGGATCTGTCTGACATGACCGATGATCTGTGGGCCTGGGGCGTATTCGCGATTGAGGCGATGTAG
- a CDS encoding flagellin produces the protein MTNSVNTNPGAMIALQNLNKSNMELQQVQNRINTGLNIAGAKDNGGIFAIAQRMRAEVSGYGVVQQSLDRGNATLDVSLAAGEAISDLLIEMKEKALAAADTSLDTASRSALNEDFMALRNQISTIVENAEFNGVNLIDGSTDAFVALANQDGSNTITVPSEDMSLSGAVVTVGAAASFATATQASDIASQIASSLDAVNESLARLGTKSKALEIHSTFVTKLSDTLEKGIGNLVDADLAKESARLQSLQVKQQLGIQALSIANASPQSVLSFFR, from the coding sequence ATGACAAACTCGGTGAATACGAACCCCGGAGCGATGATCGCGCTCCAGAATCTGAACAAGTCCAATATGGAGCTGCAACAGGTGCAGAACCGTATCAATACGGGCCTCAATATCGCGGGTGCGAAGGATAATGGCGGCATTTTCGCCATCGCCCAGCGTATGCGCGCCGAGGTGTCGGGCTATGGGGTTGTTCAGCAGTCTCTGGACCGTGGCAACGCGACGCTTGATGTGTCGCTGGCCGCGGGTGAAGCGATCTCGGATCTCCTGATCGAGATGAAGGAAAAGGCTCTCGCTGCCGCTGACACATCGCTGGATACGGCCAGCCGGAGCGCTTTGAACGAAGATTTCATGGCGCTGCGCAACCAGATCTCGACGATTGTGGAGAACGCGGAATTCAACGGCGTGAACCTGATCGACGGCTCGACAGACGCTTTCGTTGCGCTGGCAAACCAGGACGGCTCGAACACCATCACAGTGCCCTCAGAGGACATGTCCCTGTCGGGTGCCGTTGTGACGGTGGGCGCCGCCGCCTCGTTTGCGACCGCCACCCAGGCCTCGGACATCGCCTCTCAGATCGCCTCCTCGCTGGATGCGGTCAACGAGTCGCTGGCCCGGCTCGGGACCAAGTCGAAGGCGCTGGAGATCCACTCCACGTTCGTGACCAAGCTGTCGGACACGCTGGAGAAAGGCATCGGCAATCTCGTCGACGCAGATTTGGCCAAGGAGTCCGCCCGGCTCCAGTCGCTGCAGGTCAAGCAGCAGCTGGGAATCCAGGCGCTCTCCATCGCCAATGCGTCGCCGCAGTCTGTCCTGTCCTTCTTCCGCTAG
- a CDS encoding flagellin: MATINTNPGAMIALQNLNQTNRDLMQVQNRINTGLAVSSAKDNGGIFAIAQGMRSEVAGLRAVNQSLDLAVSVTDVGLAAGEAISDLLIEMKEKALAASDTSLDTASRDALNEDFSALRDQIGTIVENAEFNGINLINNGADAISALANADGSNTITVAAEDMSLTGTTLTITAGTEIDTTTNAAAAATALETSLTNINSALARLGTSSKSLEIHKTFVGKLSDTLEKGIGNLVDADLAKESARLQSLQVKQQLGIQALSIANSAPSTILGFFR; encoded by the coding sequence ATGGCGACGATCAATACGAATCCGGGCGCGATGATCGCCCTGCAGAACCTCAACCAGACCAACCGCGACCTGATGCAGGTCCAGAACCGGATCAATACCGGTCTTGCGGTCTCCTCCGCCAAAGACAATGGCGGCATTTTCGCCATCGCCCAGGGCATGCGCAGCGAAGTGGCCGGCCTTCGCGCCGTCAACCAGTCGCTGGATCTGGCCGTCTCGGTCACCGATGTCGGCCTGGCGGCCGGCGAAGCCATCTCCGACCTGCTGATCGAGATGAAGGAAAAGGCTTTGGCCGCTTCCGACACCTCGCTGGACACGGCGTCGCGTGATGCACTGAACGAAGACTTCTCCGCCCTGCGCGATCAGATCGGTACGATCGTGGAGAACGCCGAGTTCAACGGCATCAACCTGATCAATAACGGTGCCGATGCGATTTCGGCTCTGGCCAATGCTGACGGCTCGAACACCATCACCGTCGCGGCCGAGGACATGAGCCTCACCGGCACGACCCTCACCATCACCGCCGGCACTGAAATCGACACCACGACCAATGCTGCGGCGGCGGCCACGGCTCTCGAGACCTCACTCACCAACATTAACTCGGCTCTGGCGCGTCTGGGCACTTCGTCCAAGTCGCTGGAGATCCACAAGACGTTCGTGGGCAAGCTCTCCGACACCCTTGAAAAGGGCATCGGCAATCTGGTCGACGCCGATCTGGCCAAAGAATCTGCCCGGCTCCAGTCGCTGCAGGTCAAGCAGCAGCTGGGCATCCAGGCGCTCTCCATCGCCAACTCGGCGCCGAGCACGATCCTGGGCTTCTTCCGCTAG
- a CDS encoding flagellin: MATINTNPGAMIALQNLNQTNKDLMQVQNRINTGLAVSSAKDNGGIFAIAQNMRSEVGGLRAVNQSLDLAVSVTDVALAAGEAISDLLIEMKEKALAASDTSLDTASRTALNEDFTALRDQIGTIVENAEFNGVNLIDGSVTGGISALANADGSNTISVVDEDMSLGGSIVALAATASFATATEASDIVSDIEDSLTAINSSLARLGTSSKALEIHKTFVGKLSDTLEKGIGNLVDADLAKESARLQSLQVKQQLGIQALSIANSAPSTILGFFR, translated from the coding sequence ATGGCGACGATCAATACCAATCCGGGCGCGATGATCGCCCTGCAGAACCTGAACCAGACCAACAAGGACCTGATGCAGGTCCAGAACCGGATCAATACCGGTCTTGCGGTCTCCTCCGCCAAGGACAATGGCGGTATTTTCGCCATCGCCCAGAACATGCGCTCTGAAGTGGGCGGCCTGCGCGCCGTCAACCAGTCGCTGGATCTGGCCGTGTCGGTCACCGATGTGGCGCTGGCCGCCGGTGAAGCGATCTCCGACCTCCTGATCGAGATGAAGGAAAAGGCGCTGGCCGCTTCCGACACCTCGCTGGACACGGCGTCGCGTACGGCCCTGAACGAGGACTTCACCGCGCTTCGCGATCAGATCGGCACGATCGTGGAGAACGCCGAGTTCAACGGCGTCAACCTGATCGACGGCTCGGTCACCGGCGGCATCTCGGCTCTGGCCAATGCTGACGGCTCCAACACGATCTCGGTCGTGGACGAGGACATGAGCCTGGGCGGGTCCATCGTGGCCCTGGCGGCGACCGCATCGTTTGCGACCGCTACCGAGGCGTCCGACATCGTGAGCGATATCGAAGACTCCCTGACGGCCATCAACTCTTCGCTGGCCCGGCTGGGGACGTCGTCCAAAGCGCTCGAGATCCACAAGACCTTCGTGGGCAAGCTGTCCGACACCCTTGAAAAAGGCATCGGCAATCTCGTCGACGCTGATCTGGCCAAAGAGTCCGCCCGTCTCCAGTCGCTGCAGGTCAAGCAGCAGCTGGGCATCCAGGCGCTCTCGATCGCCAACTCGGCGCCGAGCACGATCCTGGGCTTCTTCCGCTAG
- a CDS encoding flagellar protein FlaG: protein MSSPEWAANAEVAVTRSAQRGLKGDEPVVAAAKPAAGKALPKTVDKIEAMRAQLDVSGRSRLLIDREDRAGRFIYRILNPDTGETMRQWPPEGYLDLIAYLRDGQGGLLDQRA from the coding sequence ATGTCCTCCCCTGAATGGGCCGCAAACGCTGAAGTGGCGGTGACCCGCTCCGCTCAGCGCGGCCTCAAAGGGGACGAACCGGTCGTGGCGGCTGCAAAGCCCGCCGCCGGCAAGGCCTTGCCGAAAACCGTGGACAAGATCGAGGCGATGCGCGCCCAGCTCGATGTCAGCGGGCGATCCCGCCTGCTCATAGACCGCGAGGACCGCGCCGGCCGCTTCATCTACCGCATCCTCAATCCCGATACCGGCGAAACCATGCGCCAGTGGCCGCCGGAGGGTTATCTCGATCTGATCGCGTATCTGCGCGACGGACAGGGCGGATTGCTCGACCAGCGGGCCTGA
- a CDS encoding flagellin: protein MALSVHTNTSAMIALQNLNKTNQDMNGVQNRINTGFRVSGAKDNSAVFAVAQGMRSDIGALGSVQGSLDRAVSITDVGIAAAEAISDLLIEMREKATAAMDPSIDAFARQAYDGDFKALMEQVNVIISNAEFDGANILNGSLTNGIDFLADADAARTINLSAHDMSFSGAIMTISSTASLGTVTLAGQVVSAISESLDNVNQALANLGSDGKKLEAHRTFVGKLTDALTKGVGNLVDADLAKEGARLQALQVKQQLGVQALSIANSEPQIILSLFNR from the coding sequence ATGGCGTTGAGCGTCCACACCAACACTTCGGCGATGATCGCCCTGCAGAACCTGAACAAGACCAATCAGGACATGAACGGGGTCCAGAACCGGATCAACACCGGCTTCCGCGTGTCGGGCGCCAAGGACAATTCAGCCGTTTTCGCCGTCGCGCAGGGCATGCGCTCTGACATTGGCGCGCTGGGATCAGTGCAGGGCTCGCTGGACCGCGCGGTGTCCATCACCGATGTGGGCATCGCCGCCGCCGAGGCGATCTCCGATCTCCTGATTGAGATGCGCGAGAAAGCCACCGCCGCCATGGACCCGTCCATCGACGCGTTCGCACGCCAGGCCTATGACGGCGACTTCAAGGCGCTGATGGAGCAGGTCAATGTGATCATCTCCAATGCCGAGTTCGACGGCGCGAACATCCTCAACGGCAGCCTGACCAACGGCATCGACTTCCTGGCCGACGCCGATGCGGCCCGCACCATCAACCTGTCCGCCCACGACATGTCCTTCTCCGGCGCCATCATGACCATTTCCAGCACGGCGAGCCTGGGCACGGTCACGCTGGCCGGCCAGGTGGTCAGCGCAATCTCGGAAAGCCTCGATAATGTGAACCAGGCGCTGGCCAATCTGGGCTCTGACGGCAAGAAGCTGGAGGCGCACCGCACCTTTGTGGGCAAGCTGACCGATGCCCTGACCAAGGGCGTGGGCAATCTGGTGGACGCAGACCTCGCCAAGGAAGGCGCGCGCCTTCAGGCCCTGCAGGTCAAGCAGCAGCTGGGGGTTCAGGCGCTGTCCATCGCCAACTCCGAGCCGCAGATCATCCTGTCGCTGTTCAACCGGTAG
- the pseC gene encoding UDP-4-amino-4,6-dideoxy-N-acetyl-beta-L-altrosamine transaminase, protein MIDLPYGRQSIDDSDIEAVTRVLRSDFLTSGPEIEAFETEFANAVDAPFAVACNSATAALHLALDGLDLGPGDVCIVPAVTFLATANAALYCGAEVIFADVDADTGLMTPDTLAEALSRAGPAARAVLPVHLAGAMCDMKALSKAAREAGLAVVEDSCHALGSMDGQGRPAGACDHSDASTFSFHPVKTLACGEGGMVTTRSARLADHMRRARSHGVERSPDHFQRREGVAEPWWYEMVQLGWNYRMPDINAALGRSQLARLPVFAARRRALAARYESALSGLAPLVRTPAHAPGDPCRHLYNVRIDFQAAGVTRADVMAHLKADGIGTQVHYIPLYRQPFHAPRHTAGPLPGAEAHYERTLSLPLWPGMADEDPARVAQALERALTL, encoded by the coding sequence ATGATCGACCTGCCCTACGGGCGCCAGTCCATTGACGACAGCGATATCGAGGCGGTCACGCGCGTGCTGCGCAGTGATTTCCTGACCTCGGGCCCGGAGATCGAGGCGTTCGAGACCGAATTTGCGAACGCCGTGGACGCGCCTTTCGCTGTGGCCTGCAACAGCGCCACGGCGGCGCTGCACCTGGCGCTGGACGGGCTGGATCTGGGTCCGGGCGATGTGTGCATCGTGCCGGCCGTCACGTTTCTGGCGACGGCCAATGCGGCGTTGTATTGCGGGGCCGAAGTCATCTTCGCCGACGTGGACGCTGACACGGGCCTGATGACGCCCGATACGCTGGCCGAGGCGCTGAGCCGCGCCGGGCCGGCGGCGCGCGCCGTGCTGCCGGTGCATCTGGCCGGGGCGATGTGCGACATGAAGGCCTTGAGCAAGGCCGCGCGTGAGGCCGGGCTGGCGGTGGTGGAGGACAGCTGCCACGCGCTGGGTTCGATGGATGGCCAGGGACGGCCCGCCGGCGCCTGCGATCACAGCGATGCGTCCACCTTCTCCTTTCACCCGGTCAAGACGCTGGCGTGCGGCGAGGGCGGCATGGTCACGACGCGCTCGGCCAGGCTGGCCGATCATATGCGCCGCGCGCGGTCCCATGGCGTGGAGCGTTCGCCAGACCATTTCCAGCGCCGCGAGGGCGTGGCCGAGCCCTGGTGGTATGAAATGGTCCAGCTGGGCTGGAATTACCGCATGCCCGACATCAACGCCGCGCTGGGCCGGTCGCAGCTTGCGCGCCTGCCGGTCTTCGCGGCGCGCCGGCGCGCGCTGGCGGCGCGGTATGAGAGCGCGCTGTCCGGCCTCGCCCCGCTGGTGCGCACGCCCGCGCACGCGCCCGGCGATCCGTGCCGGCATCTCTATAATGTGCGCATCGATTTTCAGGCGGCCGGCGTGACGCGCGCCGACGTGATGGCGCACCTCAAAGCCGACGGGATCGGCACGCAGGTTCATTATATTCCGCTCTACCGCCAGCCCTTCCACGCCCCCCGCCACACCGCCGGACCGCTGCCCGGCGCCGAGGCCCATTATGAGCGCACGCTCTCGCTGCCGCTCTGGCCGGGCATGGCCGACGAGGATCCCGCGCGCGTGGCGCAAGCACTGGAGCGGGCGCTGACTCTGTAA
- the thrS gene encoding threonine--tRNA ligase — protein sequence MSQDAFPVETRRHSAAHLMAAAIKDLYPDAQFGVGPATATGFFYDITLPEPLTLDDLPKIEKRMKEMRSDKHRFVCEELPIADAIAYMERQNQPLKVELLKLLRDKGSTAIAKETGDESVVGEGAETVTFFRTGDFVDLCRGPHVDHTGQVGHFKLRSIAGAYWRGDQNNAQLQRIHALAFLSKEELDAEVLRLEEQAKRDHRKIGKELGLFTIADEVGSGLPLWLPAGNVIRDELELLARKTEHKAGYQRVSTPHITKGDLYHRSGHLPYYADDMYAPIIIDEQEYYLRPMNCPHHHMIYSHDQWSYRDMPVRLSEYGQVYRFEASGGLSGLMRVRGFCQNDAHIYCREDQAKDEFLAVMHMHAHYYHLFGITDFWMRLSLPDFDNLDKYVDDAEGWKRALSILKAAMDESGYPYREIEGEAAFYGPKVDFMVKSVVGTEYAISTNQLDFMAAKRFDLEYTAEDGSKQPVYVIHRAPLGSHERFTAFLIEHYAGKFPVWISPVQAVVIPIADRHDEYVNKVRERLFGSDVDTVNGGIRVEADIGSERMQKKIRNAQNRKIPYMLVAGDAEAEAGTVSVRHRDHGDLGVMSVDAFIDRVRDEQRNRRDLPPPQAPAA from the coding sequence ATGTCGCAAGACGCCTTCCCCGTCGAGACGCGCCGCCATTCGGCCGCGCACCTGATGGCCGCCGCGATCAAGGATTTGTATCCGGACGCGCAGTTTGGCGTGGGGCCGGCGACAGCGACCGGGTTCTTCTATGACATCACCCTGCCTGAGCCTCTGACGCTGGACGATCTGCCGAAGATTGAAAAGCGCATGAAGGAAATGCGGTCGGACAAGCATCGCTTCGTCTGTGAAGAGCTGCCTATCGCCGACGCCATCGCCTATATGGAGCGCCAGAACCAGCCGCTGAAAGTGGAGCTCTTGAAGCTCCTGCGCGACAAGGGCTCGACGGCCATCGCGAAAGAGACCGGCGACGAGTCCGTTGTGGGCGAGGGCGCAGAGACTGTGACCTTCTTCCGCACCGGCGATTTCGTCGATCTGTGCCGCGGTCCGCACGTGGATCACACCGGCCAGGTGGGCCATTTCAAGCTGCGCTCCATCGCCGGCGCCTATTGGCGCGGCGACCAGAACAACGCCCAGCTCCAGCGCATTCACGCCCTGGCTTTCCTGTCCAAGGAAGAACTGGACGCGGAGGTTCTGCGCCTGGAGGAGCAGGCCAAGCGCGATCACCGCAAGATCGGCAAGGAGCTGGGCCTGTTCACCATCGCCGACGAGGTCGGCTCCGGCCTGCCCCTGTGGCTGCCGGCGGGCAATGTGATCCGCGACGAGCTGGAGCTGCTGGCGCGCAAGACCGAGCACAAGGCGGGCTATCAGCGCGTCTCCACCCCTCACATCACCAAGGGCGATCTGTATCACCGCTCCGGGCATCTGCCCTACTATGCGGACGATATGTATGCGCCGATCATCATCGACGAGCAGGAATACTATCTGCGCCCGATGAACTGCCCGCACCACCACATGATCTACAGCCACGACCAGTGGTCCTATCGCGACATGCCGGTGCGTCTGTCAGAATACGGACAGGTCTACCGCTTCGAGGCGTCGGGCGGCCTGTCCGGCCTGATGCGCGTGCGCGGCTTCTGCCAGAATGACGCGCATATCTATTGCCGCGAAGATCAGGCCAAGGACGAGTTTTTGGCCGTCATGCACATGCATGCGCACTATTATCATCTGTTCGGGATCACCGATTTCTGGATGCGCCTGTCCCTGCCCGATTTCGACAATCTCGACAAATATGTCGACGATGCGGAGGGGTGGAAGCGCGCCCTGTCGATCCTGAAAGCGGCCATGGACGAGTCCGGCTATCCCTACCGGGAGATCGAGGGCGAAGCGGCCTTCTACGGCCCCAAGGTGGACTTCATGGTCAAATCGGTGGTGGGCACCGAGTACGCCATCTCCACCAACCAGCTCGACTTCATGGCGGCCAAGCGCTTCGATCTCGAATATACCGCCGAGGACGGCTCCAAGCAGCCGGTCTATGTGATCCACCGCGCGCCGCTGGGCAGCCATGAGCGCTTCACCGCCTTCCTGATCGAGCATTACGCCGGCAAATTCCCGGTGTGGATCTCGCCAGTGCAGGCGGTGGTCATCCCCATCGCTGACCGTCACGATGAATACGTCAACAAGGTGCGCGAGCGCCTGTTCGGCAGCGATGTGGACACGGTCAATGGCGGCATCCGCGTCGAGGCCGATATCGGGTCCGAGCGCATGCAGAAGAAAATCCGCAACGCCCAGAACCGCAAAATACCCTACATGCTGGTGGCCGGCGATGCTGAAGCCGAGGCGGGCACCGTATCGGTGCGCCACCGCGATCACGGCGATCTGGGCGTGATGAGCGTGGACGCCTTCATCGACCGGGTGCGCGACGAGCAGCGCAATCGCCGCGACCTGCCGCCGCCGCAAGCGCCGGCGGCCTGA
- a CDS encoding sulfite exporter TauE/SafE family protein — MLIYLPIAEVSLNLFVLLALGLGVGFLSGLFGVGGGFLMTPILMFMGVPPAVAVSTQINQIVASSMSGAIAHFRRRSLDIKMGIILIIGGAAGSVAGVQIFALLQATGQIDLVIALCYVGFLGVIGSLMLFESVGAIIRRSRNIAPARPARRKRTLIDALPFKTRFAVSGLYMSVIPPLALGFLVGVLAALMGVGGGFIAVPAMIYLLRMPTNVVIGTSLFQILFVTALTTVLHAAQNQTVDIVLAAILIVGGVVGAQIGARYGAKVRAEELRAGLALIVVAVCLKLAWDLTAEPSDLYVLIELRGLP; from the coding sequence GTGCTGATCTACCTGCCGATCGCGGAAGTCTCTCTCAACCTCTTCGTCCTGCTTGCTCTGGGTCTTGGCGTCGGGTTCCTGTCCGGCCTGTTCGGCGTGGGCGGGGGATTTCTGATGACCCCGATCCTGATGTTCATGGGCGTGCCGCCTGCCGTGGCGGTGTCCACCCAGATCAACCAGATCGTCGCCTCGTCCATGTCCGGCGCGATCGCGCATTTCCGGCGCCGCTCGCTGGACATCAAGATGGGGATCATCCTGATCATTGGCGGCGCCGCCGGATCCGTGGCGGGCGTGCAGATTTTCGCGCTGCTGCAGGCCACCGGTCAGATCGATCTGGTGATCGCGCTTTGCTATGTCGGATTTCTCGGCGTCATCGGCTCGCTGATGCTGTTTGAAAGCGTCGGGGCGATTATCCGCCGCTCGCGCAATATCGCCCCGGCGCGCCCCGCCCGGCGCAAGCGCACGCTGATCGACGCCCTGCCGTTCAAGACGCGGTTTGCGGTGTCGGGGCTCTATATGAGCGTGATCCCGCCGCTGGCGCTGGGCTTTCTGGTCGGCGTCCTGGCGGCGCTGATGGGCGTGGGCGGCGGCTTCATCGCCGTGCCGGCCATGATCTATCTGTTGCGCATGCCGACCAATGTCGTCATCGGCACCTCGCTGTTCCAGATCCTGTTCGTGACCGCCCTGACCACAGTGCTGCACGCGGCGCAGAACCAGACCGTGGACATCGTGCTGGCCGCGATCCTGATCGTGGGCGGCGTGGTGGGCGCCCAGATCGGTGCGCGCTACGGGGCGAAAGTGAGAGCGGAGGAATTGCGCGCGGGCCTCGCCCTGATCGTCGTCGCCGTGTGCCTGAAGCTCGCCTGGGACCTCACCGCCGAGCCGTCCGACCTTTATGTGCTTATCGAGCTCAGGGGGCTGCCATGA